Proteins encoded together in one Mycobacterium simiae window:
- a CDS encoding PPE family protein, producing MDYGLLPPEINSARMYAGPRSGAMWAAAAAWDTVAAELGSTASSFHSTVSSLTGGPWRGPASTAMATAASPYVQWLTATSANAARVATQTRLSAGAFETAFAATVPPEIVAANRALLMTLIATNILGQNTASIAATEAEYAEMWAQDVAAMVGYDVSTTSAGAAQTPFSEPPLTLTSLPAARFVSFGEQLFESVMQTLTSQLTDPMTQLQALSTPAQFAMEPMNTLIGQALSDANSLPSAAGTVMDPVPASATGPQPAARSAAHVAGRVITASAGRAASIGPLSVPATWATATSEAPAIPPAAGVSSAAVSPISASAATTPAAPSINMPGRVGGAAASGAVAASRKAASSARLDLAARCTP from the coding sequence ATGGATTACGGACTATTGCCGCCGGAAATAAATTCCGCGCGCATGTATGCCGGGCCGCGATCGGGCGCAATGTGGGCAGCGGCAGCAGCCTGGGACACGGTGGCCGCCGAGCTTGGGTCCACGGCGAGTTCTTTTCATTCGACGGTGTCGTCGCTGACCGGTGGGCCCTGGCGGGGCCCTGCGTCGACGGCGATGGCGACCGCAGCCAGCCCCTATGTGCAGTGGTTAACTGCGACGTCGGCGAACGCAGCGCGGGTCGCCACCCAAACCCGACTATCGGCCGGCGCATTCGAGACCGCGTTTGCCGCCACGGTGCCCCCGGAAATCGTCGCGGCCAACCGTGCCCTGCTGATGACGCTGATCGCGACGAACATCCTGGGTCAAAACACCGCGTCGATTGCGGCGACCGAAGCGGAGTACGCCGAGATGTGGGCCCAGGACGTGGCGGCGATGGTGGGCTATGACGTCAGCACCACGTCGGCCGGCGCCGCACAAACACCGTTCAGCGAACCGCCGCTGACCCTGACGAGCCTGCCCGCCGCAAGATTCGTTTCCTTCGGTGAGCAGTTGTTCGAATCGGTAATGCAGACCCTGACGAGCCAACTGACGGACCCGATGACCCAGTTGCAGGCGCTCTCGACGCCGGCCCAGTTCGCGATGGAACCCATGAACACGCTGATCGGCCAGGCCCTGTCCGACGCCAACTCGTTGCCCAGCGCTGCCGGCACGGTGATGGATCCGGTGCCGGCGTCCGCCACGGGTCCGCAGCCGGCTGCCCGGAGCGCCGCGCACGTCGCTGGCCGCGTGATCACCGCGAGTGCGGGACGGGCGGCCTCGATCGGGCCGTTGTCCGTGCCGGCAACCTGGGCCACCGCCACGTCGGAGGCGCCCGCAATTCCCCCGGCGGCCGGGGTGTCCAGCGCCGCGGTGAGCCCGATTTCGGCGAGCGCGGCGACAACGCCGGCTGCGCCCTCGATCAACATGCCGGGGCGAGTGGGAGGCGCCGCCGCCTCGGGGGCGGTCGCCGCGTCGCGCAAGGCGGCGTCATCCGCGCGGCTTGACCTGGCGGCGAGGTGCACGCCATGA
- a CDS encoding PE-PPE domain-containing protein, which produces MTLVTADPEAMGTAAGDLRAIGSALHETNAAAAAAMSGVQPPATDSVSARTAARLVAQATQYQRVSAQAKLFHDQFVNTLIVAKNAYAETEVGNRAALQAASTQDKVALIMGGTGNPKPSVEYMTSVQRAFLQKYPGYRLVSLHTPQELWPVTGLGSRTFSQSVAEGFATLNNAVLEQTAAGNKVVVMGYSQSATIASMHMRYLEGLPAALRPSTNLLDFVLAANPNNPMGGVLTHLIPGFGEFRFATPLTTSYATSIFTLQYDVIADFPRHPLWLPTGANSLFSLLKAHHMAAYVAAADAANAVQSQIGNVTMHFIPNLQLPLLDPLRMYVPILGNPAADLLQPFLQPIVDLGHVGLLPSPVNVTGAIGQGSAAGITYPLTAGFPAQVFPAPGPPGLPPLVSTGVASGFSLAG; this is translated from the coding sequence ATGACGCTTGTCACCGCCGACCCCGAGGCGATGGGGACGGCGGCCGGCGATTTGCGCGCGATCGGTTCGGCGCTGCACGAGACGAATGCCGCCGCGGCGGCCGCGATGTCGGGAGTGCAACCGCCAGCGACCGATTCGGTATCGGCGCGAACGGCGGCGCGACTGGTCGCACAGGCCACGCAGTATCAACGAGTTAGCGCGCAGGCCAAACTGTTTCACGACCAGTTCGTGAATACCCTCATCGTCGCGAAGAATGCCTATGCCGAAACCGAAGTCGGCAACCGCGCCGCCTTGCAGGCGGCGTCGACGCAGGACAAAGTCGCGCTGATCATGGGCGGCACCGGAAACCCGAAACCGAGCGTCGAGTACATGACCTCAGTGCAGCGGGCGTTTCTGCAGAAGTACCCGGGCTACCGACTGGTCAGCCTGCACACTCCGCAAGAGCTCTGGCCGGTGACCGGCCTGGGCAGCCGGACCTTCAGCCAATCCGTCGCCGAGGGTTTCGCAACCTTGAACAACGCGGTCCTGGAGCAAACCGCCGCCGGCAACAAGGTTGTCGTCATGGGCTATTCGCAGAGCGCAACCATCGCCAGCATGCACATGCGCTATCTCGAGGGCCTTCCGGCCGCCCTGCGGCCCAGTACAAACCTGCTGGACTTCGTCTTGGCGGCCAATCCGAACAACCCGATGGGCGGCGTGCTGACGCACCTGATCCCGGGGTTCGGCGAGTTTCGCTTTGCCACGCCGCTAACGACCTCATATGCGACCTCGATTTTCACGCTGCAATACGACGTGATCGCTGACTTTCCGCGGCACCCGCTCTGGCTTCCGACTGGCGCGAACTCGCTGTTCAGCTTGCTCAAAGCGCACCACATGGCCGCCTATGTCGCCGCGGCAGACGCTGCCAACGCCGTCCAAAGCCAGATCGGCAACGTGACGATGCACTTCATCCCGAACCTGCAATTGCCACTGCTGGACCCGCTCCGGATGTATGTCCCCATCCTGGGAAATCCGGCGGCCGACTTGCTCCAGCCGTTCCTCCAGCCGATCGTCGACCTGGGCCACGTCGGGTTGCTCCCCAGTCCGGTCAACGTCACCGGAGCCATCGGCCAGGGCAGCGCAGCAGGGATCACGTATCCGTTGACGGCCGGATTCCCGGCACAGGTATTCCCGGCACCGGGACCCCCTGGATTGCCGCCGCTGGTCTCGACGGGTGTGGCGAGCGGGTTCTCGCTCGCCGGCTAA
- a CDS encoding PPE family protein — protein sequence MLPDFALLPPEINSARMYAGPRSATMWAAAAAWDGLAAQLGSAASSFQSTVSTLTGGVWQGPASLTMATAASPYVQWLTATSAKAEVVANQARLSAGAFEVAFSATVPPEVVAANRALLMALIATNILGQNTAAIAATEADYAEMWAQDVAAMTGYDGAVTAAQAGWTPFSPPPLTLTKLPTPVYTSFLQELLDGLINSLTQQLLNPMSQLQLAATPAQFAMQPLTSLTGQLMSGANPLLSGAGSIPTINPVLASAVGPSTGATPVTAQLAAGVTTASMGRAGSVGALSVPASWVSDGAAAPAPAPAVNGTAVRPVVASLPTTGQLPSLHVPGRLLGAATPGIAAHRPLGPRPAAG from the coding sequence ATGTTGCCGGACTTCGCGCTACTGCCGCCGGAAATCAATTCGGCGCGCATGTATGCCGGCCCACGCTCAGCGACGATGTGGGCGGCGGCAGCGGCCTGGGACGGATTGGCCGCCCAATTGGGATCGGCGGCGAGTTCGTTTCAATCGACGGTCTCCACATTGACCGGCGGGGTCTGGCAGGGGCCGGCGTCGCTGACGATGGCCACGGCGGCGTCGCCCTACGTGCAATGGCTGACCGCGACGTCGGCAAAGGCCGAGGTGGTGGCCAACCAGGCCCGGTTGTCAGCGGGCGCCTTCGAGGTGGCGTTCAGCGCGACGGTGCCACCGGAGGTGGTGGCGGCCAACCGTGCGCTATTGATGGCGCTGATCGCGACGAACATCCTGGGGCAGAACACCGCGGCGATCGCCGCGACCGAAGCGGACTACGCCGAGATGTGGGCCCAAGACGTGGCGGCCATGACCGGCTACGACGGGGCGGTCACGGCGGCGCAGGCGGGATGGACACCGTTCAGCCCGCCGCCGTTGACGCTGACCAAGCTGCCCACCCCCGTCTACACCTCCTTCCTGCAGGAGCTGCTCGACGGGTTGATCAATTCACTGACCCAGCAGCTGCTGAACCCGATGTCGCAACTGCAGCTGGCCGCGACGCCGGCCCAGTTCGCCATGCAGCCCCTGACCAGCCTGACCGGCCAGCTGATGTCCGGCGCGAACCCGTTGCTCAGCGGTGCCGGCAGCATCCCCACGATCAATCCGGTCCTGGCGTCCGCGGTCGGTCCGAGCACCGGTGCCACCCCGGTCACCGCGCAGCTCGCGGCCGGCGTGACCACCGCGAGCATGGGCCGGGCCGGGTCGGTCGGCGCGCTGTCGGTGCCCGCGAGCTGGGTGTCCGACGGGGCGGCAGCGCCGGCCCCGGCGCCCGCGGTGAACGGCACCGCGGTGCGCCCCGTCGTGGCGAGCCTGCCCACCACCGGCCAGCTGCCGTCGCTGCATGTGCCCGGCCGGTTGCTGGGCGCCGCCACGCCGGGGATCGCCGCACACCGCCCGCTCGGGCCCCGCCCGGCGGCCGGCTAG
- a CDS encoding PE family protein, translating into MTFVITDPDAMATAAEELQGIGASLQATNAAAAGPTTSVLPPATDSVSARAAALLGAQAQQYQTLSAQAELFHNQFVQTLITAKNAYAETEASNAAAMQSSTASNKIALIMGGTGNPSPNLHYMTSIEQAYLAQNYPGYTLVSLHTPEEFWPVTGLGSQTFGRSVYTGFATLNNAIMTETAAGNRVVVVGYSQSATIASLEMRYLQALPVALRPDPDLLNFVLLANPNNPMGGILTHFIPGFGSFRFPTPLTTSYLTSIFTLQYDAIADFPLHPLWLPSSINALFGYLNLHSTMPYLSAAQVATAIEHQIGNLTFYFMPTAQLPLLDPLRMLPILGNPLADLFQPFLKPIVDLGYAPGLLPGLNPLGVAGYAGQGATAGIATPLVAGLPPLVVHGAASGF; encoded by the coding sequence ATGACCTTCGTGATCACCGATCCCGACGCGATGGCGACAGCGGCCGAGGAGTTGCAGGGAATCGGTGCGAGCCTGCAGGCGACGAACGCGGCCGCGGCTGGGCCGACGACTTCAGTGCTGCCGCCGGCCACGGATTCGGTGTCGGCGCGTGCCGCGGCCCTGCTCGGCGCGCAGGCCCAGCAGTATCAGACGCTCAGCGCGCAGGCCGAGCTGTTCCACAACCAGTTCGTGCAAACCCTGATCACCGCGAAGAACGCCTACGCCGAAACCGAGGCATCCAACGCCGCTGCCATGCAGTCGTCCACGGCGTCCAACAAGATCGCATTGATCATGGGCGGCACCGGGAATCCGTCGCCGAATCTGCACTACATGACGTCGATCGAACAGGCGTATCTGGCCCAGAACTATCCCGGCTACACGCTGGTGAGTTTGCATACGCCGGAAGAGTTCTGGCCGGTCACCGGCCTGGGCAGCCAAACCTTCGGCAGGTCGGTGTACACGGGGTTCGCAACGCTGAACAACGCGATCATGACGGAGACCGCCGCTGGGAATCGCGTTGTGGTGGTGGGCTATTCGCAGAGTGCGACGATCGCCAGCCTGGAGATGCGCTATCTGCAGGCCCTGCCGGTGGCGCTGCGGCCGGATCCGGACCTGTTGAACTTCGTGCTGCTGGCGAACCCGAACAATCCGATGGGCGGCATTCTGACGCATTTCATTCCGGGGTTCGGCAGCTTCCGGTTCCCGACGCCACTCACGACGTCCTATTTGACGTCGATCTTCACGTTGCAGTACGACGCCATCGCCGACTTCCCGCTGCATCCGCTGTGGCTGCCGTCGAGCATCAACGCACTGTTCGGCTACCTGAATCTGCACTCGACGATGCCCTACCTGTCCGCCGCGCAAGTCGCCACCGCCATTGAGCACCAGATCGGCAACCTGACGTTTTATTTCATGCCCACCGCCCAACTGCCACTGCTGGATCCGTTGCGGATGCTGCCGATCCTCGGCAACCCCTTGGCGGACCTGTTCCAACCGTTCCTCAAGCCGATCGTGGATCTGGGCTATGCGCCGGGGTTGCTGCCCGGACTCAACCCGCTCGGTGTTGCCGGTTACGCCGGGCAAGGCGCGACGGCCGGCATTGCGACTCCGCTGGTCGCGGGATTGCCACCGCTGGTCGTCCACGGGGCGGCGAGCGGGTTCTAG
- a CDS encoding NUDIX hydrolase: MVWLVALLVVLVTVLALIGVWAVRTANRLNRLNIRYDLSWQALDGALARRAVVARAVAIDAYHGSAAGNRLSALADAAERAPRQARENAENELSAALAMVDPASVPAGLIAELADAEARLLLARRFHNDAVRDTLALAERRPVRALRLGGTAKLPSYFEIVERPHALADSSHGMPKHRTSARIVLLDHSGAVLLLCGSDPAIEDGPRWWITIGGEVAPGERLVEAAVRELTEETGLQVAPADMVGPIWRRDEVFEFNGALIDSEEFFFVCRTRRFEPSVAGRSDLERRYLHGHRWCDANDIAELEAAGQPVYPRQLAELLSAAIGLADNAATGRQPQLQSIR, from the coding sequence ATGGTCTGGCTGGTCGCGCTCCTTGTCGTGCTGGTCACGGTGCTGGCGCTGATTGGCGTCTGGGCCGTCCGGACGGCTAACCGGTTGAATCGGCTCAACATCCGCTACGACCTGTCCTGGCAGGCCCTCGACGGCGCGCTGGCACGCCGCGCGGTGGTGGCGCGCGCAGTCGCGATCGACGCCTACCACGGGTCCGCGGCGGGTAACCGGCTGTCGGCGTTGGCCGACGCCGCCGAGCGGGCGCCCCGGCAGGCACGGGAGAATGCCGAGAACGAATTGTCGGCGGCGCTGGCGATGGTGGACCCGGCGTCGGTGCCGGCCGGGCTGATCGCCGAGCTGGCCGACGCGGAGGCCCGGCTGCTGCTGGCCCGCCGCTTCCACAACGACGCCGTCCGAGACACCCTGGCGCTGGCCGAGCGGCGCCCGGTGCGCGCCCTGCGTCTCGGTGGAACAGCAAAGCTACCAAGCTATTTCGAGATCGTCGAACGACCACACGCGCTCGCCGACTCGAGCCACGGCATGCCCAAACACCGCACCTCGGCACGGATCGTGTTGCTCGACCACAGCGGTGCCGTGCTGCTGCTGTGCGGCTCGGATCCGGCGATCGAGGACGGGCCCCGGTGGTGGATCACGATCGGCGGTGAGGTGGCGCCGGGTGAACGGCTGGTCGAGGCCGCGGTGCGAGAGCTGACCGAGGAGACCGGGTTGCAGGTCGCGCCGGCCGACATGGTGGGACCGATCTGGCGTCGCGACGAGGTCTTCGAGTTCAACGGCGCGCTGATCGACAGCGAGGAGTTCTTTTTCGTGTGCCGCACTCGACGGTTCGAGCCCTCCGTTGCCGGCCGCAGCGATCTGGAACGCCGCTACCTTCACGGCCACCGCTGGTGCGATGCGAACGACATCGCCGAACTGGAGGCCGCCGGCCAACCCGTGTACCCGCGCCAGCTGGCCGAGTTGCTCTCTGCCGCAATCGGATTGGCCGACAACGCCGCGACAGGGCGGCAACCGCAGCTGCAGTCCATCCGCTGA
- a CDS encoding glycosyltransferase family 4 protein, giving the protein MRIGMVCPYSFDVPGGVQSHVLQLAEVMRARGHEVSVLAPASPHVSLPDYVVSAGKAIPIPYNGSVARLQFSPAVHGRVRKWLMQGDFDVLHLHEPNAPSLSMWALRVAEGPIVATFHTSTTKSLTLSVFQGVLRPWHEKIIGRIAVSDLARRWQMEALGSDAVEIPNGVDVPALAAAPRLDGYPRPGKSVLFLGRYDEPRKGMAVLLAALPRVVEHFPDLQVLIVGHGDEDELRAQAGELARHMRFLGLVDDAGKASAMRSADVYCAPNLGGESFGIVLVEAMAAGTPVVASDLDAFRRVLCDGEAGRLVPVGDAAELAAGLIEMLKDDGLRERYVAAGSAAVARYDWSVVASQIMRVYETVAGSGAKVKVAS; this is encoded by the coding sequence ATGCGGATCGGGATGGTCTGTCCGTACTCGTTCGACGTGCCGGGCGGGGTGCAATCGCATGTCCTGCAACTGGCGGAGGTGATGCGCGCCCGGGGCCACGAGGTCAGCGTGCTGGCGCCGGCCTCACCGCACGTCAGCCTGCCCGACTACGTCGTCTCGGCGGGCAAGGCCATCCCGATTCCCTACAACGGCTCGGTGGCGCGGCTGCAATTCAGTCCCGCCGTGCACGGTCGGGTCCGAAAATGGCTGATGCAAGGCGATTTCGATGTTCTGCACCTGCACGAGCCCAACGCCCCCAGCCTGTCCATGTGGGCGCTGCGGGTCGCCGAAGGTCCGATCGTGGCGACGTTTCACACCTCGACCACCAAATCGCTGACGTTGTCGGTGTTCCAGGGCGTGTTGCGGCCCTGGCACGAGAAGATCATCGGCCGCATCGCGGTCTCCGATCTGGCCCGGCGCTGGCAGATGGAAGCGCTCGGTTCCGACGCGGTGGAGATCCCCAACGGCGTCGACGTCCCGGCGTTGGCCGCCGCGCCGCGGCTGGACGGCTATCCGCGGCCCGGTAAGTCGGTGCTGTTCTTAGGTCGCTATGACGAACCGCGCAAGGGGATGGCGGTCCTGCTCGCGGCGCTGCCGCGGGTGGTGGAACACTTTCCCGACCTGCAGGTGCTGATCGTCGGTCACGGCGACGAAGACGAATTACGGGCCCAGGCAGGCGAATTGGCGCGGCACATGCGGTTCCTCGGGCTGGTCGATGATGCCGGTAAGGCGTCGGCAATGCGCAGCGCCGACGTCTACTGCGCACCTAACCTCGGTGGCGAGAGCTTCGGGATCGTGCTGGTGGAGGCGATGGCCGCTGGCACACCCGTGGTCGCCAGCGACCTGGATGCGTTTCGCCGCGTGCTGTGCGACGGCGAGGCCGGCCGGTTGGTGCCGGTCGGCGACGCCGCCGAGCTGGCCGCCGGGCTGATCGAAATGCTGAAAGACGACGGGCTGCGCGAACGTTACGTGGCGGCCGGCTCCGCGGCGGTCGCGCGCTACGACTGGTCGGTGGTGGCCAGCCAGATCATGCGGGTCTACGAAACCGTCGCCGGGTCCGGTGCCAAGGTCAAGGTGGCCAGCTGA
- a CDS encoding phosphatidylinositol mannoside acyltransferase, whose protein sequence is MAGRVLTTTATDWAYAAGWMAVRTVPESAARNVFDAGARYAARGGGPVQLRKNLARVLGVPPAQVPDTLMREALASYARYWREAFRLPSMDHRVLARRVDETFQGADVLDAALAEGRGAVLALPHSGNWDMAGVWLAQTRGTFTTVAERLKPESLYRRFIAYRESLGFEVLPLSGGERPPFEVLCERLRANRAVCLMAERDLTRTGVQVDFFGEPTRMPAGPAKLAIETGAALLPAHCWNEPHGWRVWIQSPLDCSSGDVAAITQALADRFAVNIAAHPEDWHMLQPQWLADLSDDRRARLENS, encoded by the coding sequence ATGGCCGGCCGCGTGCTGACCACCACCGCGACCGACTGGGCCTACGCCGCCGGCTGGATGGCGGTACGCACGGTACCGGAGTCCGCCGCGCGCAACGTGTTCGACGCCGGGGCGCGGTACGCGGCGCGCGGTGGCGGGCCCGTTCAACTGCGCAAGAACCTGGCCCGGGTGCTCGGTGTGCCGCCGGCACAGGTGCCGGACACCCTGATGCGCGAGGCGCTGGCGTCCTACGCCCGCTACTGGCGGGAGGCGTTCCGGTTGCCGTCGATGGACCACCGAGTCCTGGCCCGCCGGGTCGACGAGACCTTCCAGGGCGCCGACGTGCTCGACGCGGCCCTGGCCGAGGGGCGTGGTGCCGTGCTGGCATTGCCGCACAGCGGCAACTGGGACATGGCCGGGGTGTGGCTGGCCCAGACCCGCGGCACCTTCACCACCGTCGCCGAGCGGCTCAAACCCGAGTCGCTGTACCGGCGTTTCATCGCCTACCGGGAAAGCCTCGGCTTCGAAGTGCTGCCGTTGTCCGGCGGCGAGCGGCCGCCCTTTGAGGTGTTGTGTGAGCGGCTGCGCGCCAACCGGGCGGTCTGCCTGATGGCCGAGCGCGATCTCACCCGCACCGGTGTGCAAGTCGACTTCTTCGGCGAGCCCACCCGGATGCCGGCCGGGCCGGCCAAGCTCGCGATCGAGACCGGGGCCGCGCTGCTGCCAGCGCACTGCTGGAACGAGCCCCACGGCTGGCGGGTCTGGATCCAGTCGCCGCTGGACTGCTCCAGCGGCGACGTCGCGGCCATCACCCAGGCACTGGCCGACCGGTTCGCGGTCAACATCGCCGCCCACCCCGAAGACTGGCACATGCTGCAGCCGCAATGGCTGGCCGACCTGTCCGACGATCGACGTGCCCGGCTGGAGAACTCCTGA
- the pgsA gene encoding phosphatidylinositol phosphate synthase, producing MSKAPFLSRAAFARLTTPTARALLRVGLTPDAVTILGTIASVAAAVTLFPIGKLFAGACVVWFFVLFDMADGAMARERGGGTRFGAVLDATCDRISDGAVFGGLLWWIVFGLHDKPLAIATLICLVTSQVISYLKARAEASGLRGDGGLIERPERLIIVLVGAGICDLPGIAWPPALPIAMWVLAAASVVTCIQRLHTVRTSAGARETLPPQPGGDGTERP from the coding sequence ATGAGTAAGGCGCCGTTTTTGTCCCGGGCCGCGTTCGCCCGGTTGACCACCCCGACGGCCAGGGCGCTGCTGCGGGTGGGCCTGACGCCCGACGCGGTCACCATCCTGGGCACCATCGCGTCGGTGGCCGCAGCGGTGACCCTGTTCCCGATCGGCAAGCTGTTCGCCGGCGCGTGCGTGGTGTGGTTCTTCGTGCTGTTCGACATGGCCGACGGGGCGATGGCACGGGAACGTGGCGGCGGCACCCGATTCGGCGCGGTCCTCGACGCAACCTGCGACCGCATCAGCGACGGCGCGGTGTTCGGCGGGCTGTTGTGGTGGATCGTCTTCGGTCTGCATGACAAACCGCTGGCCATCGCGACGCTGATCTGCCTGGTGACCTCCCAGGTGATCTCCTACCTCAAGGCCCGGGCCGAAGCCAGCGGACTGCGCGGCGACGGCGGGCTGATCGAACGGCCCGAGCGGCTGATCATCGTGCTGGTCGGCGCCGGCATCTGTGACCTGCCGGGCATCGCCTGGCCGCCCGCGCTGCCCATCGCGATGTGGGTGCTGGCGGCCGCCAGCGTGGTCACCTGCATCCAACGGCTGCACACGGTGCGCACCTCGGCCGGGGCGCGGGAAACCCTGCCACCCCAGCCGGGCGGCGACGGGACGGAACGACCGTGA
- a CDS encoding HIT family protein, giving the protein MSEQESGERGEDTILDRGVGERDHLQRLWTPYRMTYLAEAPMKRDPNSSGKTEQPFTDIPQLPDEDGLVVARGELVYAVLNLYPYNPGHLMVVPYRRVSELEDLTDAESAELMAFIQKAIRVIKNVSRPHGFNVGLNLGASAGGSLAEHLHVHVVPRWGGDANFITIVGGSKVIPQLLRDTRELLATEWAKHP; this is encoded by the coding sequence GTGAGTGAGCAGGAAAGCGGCGAGCGCGGCGAGGACACCATCCTCGACAGGGGTGTCGGCGAACGCGACCACCTGCAGCGGCTGTGGACGCCGTACCGGATGACGTATCTGGCCGAAGCGCCGATGAAGCGCGACCCCAATTCGTCGGGCAAGACCGAGCAGCCGTTCACCGACATCCCGCAGCTGCCCGACGAAGACGGCCTGGTGGTCGCGCGCGGCGAGCTGGTCTACGCCGTGCTCAACCTCTACCCGTACAACCCCGGGCACCTGATGGTGGTGCCGTATCGGCGGGTGTCGGAACTCGAGGACTTGACCGACGCGGAAAGCGCGGAGCTGATGGCCTTCATCCAGAAAGCGATTCGCGTCATCAAGAACGTGTCGCGGCCGCACGGCTTCAACGTCGGCCTCAATCTGGGGGCATCGGCGGGCGGATCGCTGGCCGAACATCTGCACGTGCACGTGGTGCCGCGCTGGGGTGGTGACGCGAACTTCATCACCATCGTCGGCGGTTCGAAGGTGATCCCGCAATTGCTGCGCGACACCCGCGAGCTGCTGGCCACCGAGTGGGCAAAACATCCGTGA